A section of the Desulfurispora thermophila DSM 16022 genome encodes:
- the fliQ gene encoding flagellar biosynthesis protein FliQ yields MTDTMVIKLIRDAFYMVLLISLPPLAAGMLVGLVVSILQAATQVQEQSLSFVPKLVAVFITLAVLTPWIIHVTVRYAAEIFRQLPQVAR; encoded by the coding sequence TTGACAGATACAATGGTGATCAAACTGATCCGTGATGCTTTTTACATGGTGTTGCTCATCTCTCTGCCTCCCTTGGCGGCCGGCATGCTGGTCGGGTTGGTGGTGAGCATACTGCAGGCCGCCACCCAGGTCCAGGAGCAGTCCCTCAGTTTCGTGCCCAAACTGGTGGCTGTCTTCATCACTTTAGCTGTGCTTACTCCCTGGATCATACATGTTACGGTGCGCTATGCAGCGGAAATATTCCGGCAACTTCCCCAGGTTGCCCGTTAG
- the fliP gene encoding flagellar type III secretion system pore protein FliP (The bacterial flagellar biogenesis protein FliP forms a type III secretion system (T3SS)-type pore required for flagellar assembly.), producing the protein MKRLCLLIFLLLIFLVSYPEPTLAVPQQGTGVPAQLPGINLQLTSPGNPQQVVDSVKILVLLTILSLAPAILITVTSFTRIIVVLSLLRSALGVQQAPPNQVLIALAIFLTIFIMTPVVKQINEQALEPYLQNKISQQDAFTAASAPLKQFMLKNTREKDLELFVALNQKQRPRNAAELELSTVIPAFMISELKTAFQMGVMLYIPFLVIDMVVASTLMSMGMFMLPPVMISLPFKILLFVMVDGWYLVVKSLVESFAR; encoded by the coding sequence ATGAAAAGGTTATGCTTATTAATCTTTTTGCTGCTTATTTTTTTGGTTAGCTATCCCGAGCCCACGCTGGCCGTACCGCAGCAGGGCACCGGTGTGCCGGCCCAACTGCCCGGTATAAACCTGCAGCTCACATCGCCCGGTAATCCCCAGCAAGTGGTGGACAGTGTAAAGATCCTGGTGCTATTGACAATTTTATCGCTGGCGCCGGCAATACTCATTACAGTGACCTCTTTTACGCGCATTATTGTGGTGCTTTCCCTGCTACGCAGCGCTTTAGGGGTGCAGCAAGCCCCGCCCAACCAGGTGTTGATTGCCCTGGCCATCTTCCTGACCATTTTTATCATGACTCCGGTGGTGAAGCAGATTAACGAACAGGCTCTGGAGCCCTACTTGCAAAACAAAATTTCCCAGCAGGATGCCTTTACAGCGGCATCCGCCCCCTTAAAGCAGTTTATGCTGAAAAATACGCGGGAAAAGGATCTGGAATTATTTGTGGCCCTGAATCAGAAACAGCGGCCGCGCAATGCGGCAGAATTGGAGCTGAGTACTGTTATCCCCGCCTTTATGATCAGTGAGCTTAAAACAGCCTTTCAAATGGGCGTGATGTTATATATACCTTTCCTGGTGATTGATATGGTGGTGGCCAGCACGCTGATGTCCATGGGTATGTTTATGCTGCCGCCGGTGATGATCTCGCTGCCTTTTAAGATTTTGCTCTTTGTGATGGTGGACGGCTGGTACCTGGTAGTGAAATCCCTGGTGGAAAGTTTTGCCCGCTAA
- a CDS encoding flagellar biosynthetic protein FliO — protein sequence MEKEMWLYMLRLALFLPLILVMAYLFIKFVLSGRAFPAGGNRRCLRFIEQLPLGPRSALVLVQVGSEYLLLARQESQLHLLQRYHVLPVLKEDAQPVRKASVDRES from the coding sequence ATGGAAAAGGAAATGTGGCTGTATATGTTGCGCCTGGCCTTGTTCCTGCCGCTGATTCTGGTTATGGCCTATTTATTTATTAAATTTGTGCTTTCCGGACGGGCGTTTCCAGCCGGTGGCAACAGGCGTTGCCTGCGCTTTATAGAGCAGTTGCCGCTGGGGCCGCGCAGCGCCCTTGTGCTGGTCCAGGTGGGCAGTGAGTATTTGCTTTTAGCCAGGCAGGAAAGCCAGCTGCATTTATTGCAGCGTTACCATGTGCTGCCTGTCTTGAAAGAAGATGCACAACCGGTGCGCAAAGCTTCTGTTGACAGGGAGTCCTGA
- the fliN gene encoding flagellar motor switch protein FliN, whose translation MMTEEQLREFLEKAQPERATVRRAVFSELVPPPAGQMAINIDYLSDIEVVLSARLGSATLKIKEILKLEEGSVIELEQPVGQSVDVCVNGQPVGRAEVVVLGSNFGLRMENIYRREKKSAAQEEEEARA comes from the coding sequence ATGATGACGGAAGAACAGCTCAGGGAGTTCTTGGAAAAAGCACAGCCGGAACGGGCTACAGTGCGCCGGGCGGTTTTTTCCGAATTGGTTCCTCCTCCAGCCGGGCAAATGGCGATCAACATCGACTATCTCTCTGATATTGAAGTTGTGCTGTCAGCCCGGCTTGGTTCTGCAACTCTCAAAATCAAAGAAATATTAAAACTGGAAGAAGGATCGGTTATCGAGTTGGAACAACCGGTCGGCCAATCAGTGGATGTGTGTGTGAATGGTCAACCGGTAGGGCGGGCCGAAGTGGTGGTGCTGGGCAGTAATTTTGGCCTGCGCATGGAAAACATTTATCGCCGGGAGAAAAAAAGCGCTGCCCAGGAGGAAGAGGAGGCGCGGGCCTGA